One genomic window of Solanum dulcamara chromosome 10, daSolDulc1.2, whole genome shotgun sequence includes the following:
- the LOC129870893 gene encoding uncharacterized protein LOC129870893, whose protein sequence is MFDVIFGWRKATKCKNLIKRVKCRLKLLKNKRSWIVKQLKDDLGQLLRHGHYQIVFDRVEQLFMDDNMLVVYDLLENFCEFILINLPYIRRHKDCPNDINEAVSSLVFASARLGDLPELPVIRKLFGERYGKKFETSALELLPGNLVNYQIKENLSIKSVSNEVKYRLVDEIARICFQQGPLLLEYRNESQQEQVNKTIHDAQTGYKDGEKRSKNSNIAPEANIASVDYSSAIEETSIDSVQCFKNNEQERVSTSARPSNSSQSTISSPELVIKREFWRTNGFISRQTTDQLDVEEFESILSKDLNFQDQRLFMFKAPLFPLILKMDTDINMNIFTPQKKRFIAIKNASMKDHLESQKCCLFTFSSSAAMTGGQLYLRTRTMPVERPKDNLADNSLRSNSSPVYVHPKLPDYDEIAAMFKALKKEKLQKKC, encoded by the exons ATGTTTGATGTAATTTTTGGGTGGAGAAAAGCTACTAAATG TAAGAATTTGATTAAAAGAGTTAAGTGCCGGCTTAAGCTGTTGAAGAACAAGAGAAGTTGGATTGTTAAGCAATTGAAAGATGACTTAGGGCAGCTACTCAGACATGGACATTACCAAATTGTCTTTGACAGG gTTGAGCAGCTATTTATGGATGATAATATGTTGGTAGTGTATGATTTATTGGAGAATTTCTGTGAATTTATCCTCATTAACCTTCCATATATCCGGAGACACAA GGACTGTCCAAATGACATCAATGAAGCAGTGTCAAGTCTCGTATTTGCATCAGCTAGACTTGGCGATTTACCAGAGCTTCCGGTGATAAGGAAGCTCTTTGGCGAGCGTTATGGGAAGAAATTTGAAACATCTGCACTTGAATTACTTCCTGGAAATCTTGTGAACTATCAG ATAAAAGAGAACCTGTCCATAAAGTCTGTTTCAAATGAAGTGAAATATAGATTGGTGGATGAAATAGCAAGGATTTGCTTTCAACAAGGACCTTTGCTTCTTGAATACAGGAATGAATCACAACAAGAACAG GTAAATAAAACCATTCATGATGCTCAAACTGGTTATAAGGATGGAGAAAAAAGATCGAAGAATTCCAACATCGCGCCAGAAGCAAATATTGCATCTGTTGATTATTCATCAGCAATTGAGGAAACTTCTATAGATTCAGTGCAATGTTTCAAGAACAATGAGCAGGAAAGAGTATCAACTTCAGCTCGGCCTAGTAATTCGTCTCAATCTACAATTTCTAGTCCTGAGCTTGTAATAAAAAGGGAATTTTGGAGAACGAATGGCTTTATTTCCAGGCAAACGACAGATCAATTAGACGTTGAGGAGTTCGAGTCTATTCTGAGCAAAGATTTGAACTTCCAAGATCAGAGGCTTTTCATGTTCAAAGCACCTCTCTTTCCCTTAATATTAAAGATGGATACTGATATCAACATGAATATCTTCACCCCACAAAAGAAGAGATTCATCGCTATAAAGAATGCATCGATGAAGGATCACTTGGAAAGTCAAAAATGTTGTTTGTTTACATTCTCATCATCAGCAGCAATGACTGGCGGGCAACTTTATTTGAGGACAAGGACTATGCCAGTTGAAAGGCCTAAGGATAACCTCGCGGACAACTCTCTTCGGTCAAATTCATCTCCAGTATATGTCCATCCTAAGCTACCAGATTATGATGAAATTGCAGCTATGTTCAAGGCTCTCAAGAAAGAAAAACTGCAAAAAAAATGCTAG